The Salvia miltiorrhiza cultivar Shanhuang (shh) chromosome 1, IMPLAD_Smil_shh, whole genome shotgun sequence genome has a window encoding:
- the LOC131007125 gene encoding uncharacterized protein LOC131007125: MPPKRGRPARNNNNRRNRNAVPEEPQDVRGHNLPPPPPTRRVEELFLRQNPPTFDGTSEPAEAEIWVRAMERIFNFLRCTDEERLSCVSFQLTGSADFWWEARRKILTPEQWASYTWEDFKTGLYDKYIPKSYRKKKEAEFYELKQGKKSVVEYDKEFCNLSRFAPQQVDTEEKMAEKFCAGLRYEIKMALASHGGLSYTESLNRALDIEAAMPSDKSAPPLISMPNDPPAASHTLKGKRKRDNNEDNVNQTSKKVWQEKERDEQFIQPRYEAQTNLEPTGGNQGQKGISPCPNCGKMHRSVCRSGTNGCYNCGQKGHYSTQCPNRQQGSAVGNTHTPLPAIRGHLRNQPQSHQ; this comes from the coding sequence atgccgcctaagagaggacgccctgcgagaaacaataacaatcgcagaaaccgtaacgctgtacccgaagaaccacaagatgttCGAGGACATAACCTACCccctccgcccccaactaggagagtcgaagaactctttttaaggcaaaatccacctacgtttgacggaacgagtgaaccggctgaagctgagatttgggtgcgtgcaatggaacgcattttcaacttcctacgttgtactgatgaggagcgcctatcttgcgtctctttccaactaacaggatcggctgacttctggtgggaagcacgacgaaaaattctgacacctgaacaatgggcaagttatacttgggaagattttaagacaggattatatgataaatatattccgaaaagctataggaagaagaaagaagctgagttctacgagttgaagcaaggaaagaaatctgtggttgaatacgacaaggaattctgcaatctgtctaggtttgctccacaacaagtggacacagaggagaagatggcagagaaattttgtgccggactgcggtacgaaattaagatggctctagcaagccacggaggactctcatacacggagtctctgaacagggcacttgacattgaagctgcaatgccgtcagACAAGTCAGCCCCACCATTGATCTCAATGCCAAACGATCCACCAGCAGCCTCgcatactctcaaagggaagcgcaagagggacaacaacgaagacaatgtcaatcagactagtaagaaagtgtggcaagaaaaggaacgggacgaacagtttattcaaccaaggtacgaggcacagactaatCTCGAGCCAACTGGAGGTAACCAAGGTCAGaaaggaatttcaccttgcccaaattgcggtaagatgcatagAAGTGTTTGTCGATCTGggactaacggttgttacaattgtggtcaaaaaggtcactactccacgcaatgccccaacagacaaCAAGGTTCAGCAGTTGGGAACACCCACACTcccttgccagcaatacgtggacacttgcgaaatcagcctcaatcacatcagtga
- the LOC131007127 gene encoding uncharacterized protein LOC131007127: MSHRRGLLGFGSRSSRPEAQSSSGSGPYISATPESGSPPQSAAASGSRRPKGKSVAQIRAECVRRDGRILFQRNTVGKLIEPPGISTCCTNSFKRIPNPGGYTWKLTPPTVQELYFEEFKKEFTWDPEDEADVKDMWLEKARKRYSDNMSEYKRLLKQKTEAGEMMETPLGMSDTFWTGIKAYWDQDEVKAVSRRARENRYSEPDGVGTGISRHVGGSQSSRILQQSLLVDGEVPPTASNYSTFLRLHMYADGTFVSEKDANLDAEIHRVAAETGREDRLDEVYLELVRPGRSRLYGTGSAGVSQFSRGSTNSTCSSQMSQRMYETRISTLEERLQNAEEDRAAQEAAREAEQAAREALEQRMSQLEEILRRSGQLP; the protein is encoded by the exons ATGTCTCATCGTAGAGGATTGTTGGGGTTTGGTAGTCGGTCTTCTAGGCCTGAGGCACAGTCCTCCTCAGGCTCTGGGCCGTATATTTCCGCTACTCCAGAGTCTGGTTCCCCTCCACAGAGCGCTGCTGCATCTGGGTCTAGAAGGCCCAAAGGCAAATCAGTGGCGCAGATTAGGGCTGAGTGTGTTAGGCGCGACGGGAGGATCCTCTTTCAGAGGAATACTGTTGG TAAGTTGATCGAGCCCCCGGGGATCTCCACCTGCTGCACGAACTCGTTTAAGAGGATTCcgaacccaggcgggtacacgtGGAAGTTAACTCCGCCAACGGTGCAGGAGTTGTATTTTGAGGAATTCAAG aaagagtttactTGGGACCCTGAGGATGAGGCTGATGTGAAAGACATGTGGTTAGAAAAGGCCCGCAAAAGGTACAGTGACAACATGAGCGAGTATAAGAGACTGCTCAAGCAGAAGACCGAGGCAGGGGAGATGATGGAGACACCGCTGGGCATGTCCGACACCTTTTGGACGGGAATCAAGGCATACTGGGATCAAGATGAGGTTAAGGCCGTTTCTAGGCGCGCACGTGAGAACCGATACTCTGAGCCAGATGGAGTTGGTACAGGGATCAGTCGGCACGTTGGAGGGTCTCAGTCGAGTCGTATTCTGCAGCAGAGTCTG CTCGTGGATGGTGAAGTCCCCCCAACTGCATCTAACTACAGCACTTTCCTCCGCCTACACATGTACGCAGATGGAACTTTTGTGTCAGAAAAGGATGCCAACCTTGAT gcggagattcATCGTGTTGCTGCTGAGACAGGACGAGAGGACCGACTCGATGAGGTCTACTTGGAGCTCGTACGTCCCGGTAGGTCACGACTGTACGGCACTGGAAGTGCTGGTGTGAGCCAGTTCAGTAGGGGGTCTACCAACAGTACATGCTCTTCCCAGATGTCTCAGCGGATGTATGAGACTCGGATCTCCACACTGGAGGAGCGTCTCCAAAATGCTGAGGAGGATAGGGCGGCCCAGgaagcagcacgtgaggccgaacaagcagcacgtgaggccctTGAGCAGCGGATGAGTCAGTTAGAGGAGATACTGAGgcggtcgggtcagctacctTGA
- the LOC131007129 gene encoding rapid alkalinization factor 23-like, translated as MALRMVGLFVLMLSVAAVAHSEMMISEPDGHGLVEDAIDMDEQMMMESETARRQLGGGGYISYGALMRNKIPCDQKGQSYYNCRHHEVANPYNRGCTRVTNCARSTV; from the coding sequence ATGGCTTTGCGGATGGTGGGGTTGTTTGTTCTAATGCTCTCCGTGGCTGCGGTGGCGCATTCGGAGATGATGATATCGGAGCCCGACGGGCACGGGCTGGTGGAGGACGCGATCGACATGGACGAGCAGATGATGATGGAATCGGAGACGGCGAGGCGGCAGCTGGGGGGTGGCGGCTACATCAGCTACGGCGCACTCATGCGGAACAAGATACCGTGCGATCAGAAGGGGCAGTCCTACTACAACTGCCGTCACCACGAGGTCGCCAACCCTTACAACCGCGGCTGCACCAGGGTTACCAACTGCGCTAGAAGCACCGTTTGA
- the LOC131007128 gene encoding ubiquitin-conjugating enzyme E2 19-like gives MASVTNTHHQDSNPNTPVAAAAPPKQTVPTAKTVDTQSVLKRLQSELMALMMGGDSGISAFPEEDNIFCWKGTISGSKDTVFEGTEYKLSLSFPSEYPFKAPKVKFETSCFHPNVDVYGNICLDILQDKWSSAYDVRTILLSIQSLLGEPNISSPLNTQAAALWSNQEEYRKMVEKLYKPMV, from the exons ATGGCCAGTGTTACTAACACCCACCACCAAGACAGCAACCCTAACACCccggtcgccgccgccgctccgccCAAGCAGACTGTTCCCACCGCGAAAACCGTTGATACTCAGTCCGTTTTGAAAAG ATTGCAATCCGAGTTAATGGCCCTAATG ATGGGAGGTGATTCTGGGATATCCGCATTCCCCGAGGAAGACAACATTTTTTGCTGGAAAGGGACAATCAGTGGCAGCAAAGATACCGTCTTTGAAGGAACAGAATACAAGCTGTCGCTGTCCTTTCCCTCCGAGTATCCTTTCAAGGCTCCCAAGGTCAAATTCGAGACATCTTGCTTCCATCCTAACGTCGACGTTTATGGGAACATATGCTTGGACATATTACAG GATAAATGGTCATCGGCCTATGATGTTAGAACTATATTGCTGTCGATCCAGAGTTTGCTTGGAG AGCCCAACATAAGTTCACCACTTAATACCCAGGCAGCAGCGCTTTGGAGCAACCAAGAAG AGTACAGGAAAATGGTGGAGAAATTGTATAAGCCAATGGTTTGA